The [Bacillus] selenitireducens MLS10 genome includes a region encoding these proteins:
- a CDS encoding fatty acid desaturase produces the protein MSQHPKIQELKKAMKPFEVTDEQTSLKQILNTLVPYALLWTLAYLSLSVSYWLAVPFMILAAGFLVRTFIIFHDCCHQSFFKSRRANDIMGTITGALTHVPYEQWKNTHNAHHASSSNLDKRGTGDMWIMTVDEYEEAHWLKRLSYRVYRNPVMMLGIGPIAVFFIQYRFNVKQARRKERINTHVTNLLIAGFYAGMMLLLGWQSFLLIQGPIAWLAGSLGIWLFYVQHQFEETYFEHDEEWSYVHAAIDGSSFYELPKVLQWLTGNIGYHHVHHLSPRVPNYKLPEAHEATPPLQHATKITLATSLKSLKYRLWDEDNKEFITYKEAKKRTRATAQTAS, from the coding sequence ATGAGTCAACATCCGAAGATCCAGGAATTGAAAAAAGCCATGAAACCTTTTGAAGTCACCGATGAACAGACGAGCCTGAAACAGATATTGAATACGCTTGTTCCATACGCCCTGCTGTGGACCCTTGCTTATCTCAGTCTGTCCGTGTCTTACTGGCTTGCTGTACCCTTTATGATCCTGGCAGCGGGATTTCTTGTACGGACCTTCATCATTTTTCATGACTGCTGTCACCAGTCTTTTTTCAAAAGCCGCCGTGCTAATGATATAATGGGAACCATAACAGGTGCACTGACCCACGTTCCTTATGAACAGTGGAAGAACACACATAATGCGCACCATGCTTCAAGCAGCAACCTCGACAAGCGGGGTACCGGTGATATGTGGATCATGACCGTTGACGAATACGAAGAGGCCCACTGGCTGAAACGTCTCAGTTACCGTGTGTACCGGAATCCGGTGATGATGCTCGGTATCGGGCCGATCGCCGTGTTCTTCATTCAATACCGCTTTAATGTGAAACAGGCACGCCGTAAAGAACGGATCAATACCCACGTAACGAACCTTCTGATTGCAGGCTTCTATGCCGGTATGATGCTTCTCCTTGGCTGGCAGTCGTTCCTTTTGATTCAGGGACCCATTGCCTGGCTTGCGGGTTCTCTCGGGATTTGGCTGTTTTACGTGCAGCACCAGTTTGAAGAGACATATTTTGAACATGATGAAGAGTGGAGCTATGTGCACGCAGCCATTGACGGCAGCTCCTTCTATGAACTGCCCAAGGTATTGCAGTGGCTGACAGGAAACATCGGCTACCATCATGTGCACCACCTCAGTCCGAGAGTCCCAAACTACAAGCTGCCGGAAGCACACGAAGCAACACCACCATTGCAGCACGCGACGAAGATCACGCTTGCCACAAGCCTTAAATCACTGAAGTACCGGCTTTGGGACGAGGACAATAAAGAATTTATTACGTATAAAGAGGCGAAAAAACGGACACGGGCCACCGCCCAGACGGCCTCGTAA